A window of Epinephelus moara isolate mb chromosome 15, YSFRI_EMoa_1.0, whole genome shotgun sequence genomic DNA:
TTGGCTGCCCTCACCCTGCTGTCTCTACACACAGCAAGTAATGTGTGAGCTCTCAAGTGTTGAGGAGACTTCAAATGCAGCTTGTTTTCCTTCAGTACAAAGCGATTTGTGTGATGACTGGGCAGAAAATACAGGGCTGAAACTGACTACCTAGGTTCATGACTGTAAACTCTCTTAACAAAAGAGAAACGGTTCATGCAAACAGacaagtttgtgtttttaagagATGGCACCAGTCTTGTTTTTAAACTAATCCAAATTTTAGCCACATTTACAACCCTGCTACAGGAGATCAGATAATGAAATACACTCAGCAGCTCTTTCCTTTTCACCACAGTGCCTCATGTCATATGTGTGCAtttactgccatctgctggtgtttGCAAGCAAGTGCAAAAATCTAGATTTGGAAAATCACAGCATTTCTTTTGGTATTATTTGGAGGAAGCATCTCATTTTTCATGGGGCAACTTGtgtgaaacattttcagttCAAGTGCtttaatcattaaaaataaattacatattgtacttttactaTTAATTAAAAGCAAAGAAGTGTGAAGTCCATTATTGCTTTCAGTTGCATGTAGACATGCCTTTTTGGCAGCAGTCCAAGAGGGCAGGACAATTTTAACTCTGCAAGTTAATGTTTTAACCTGGTGGTTAAATAAAGACAAGTACGCAAGTGCAGAGTCACAGTCTCAGGAAGCGCGTTGACAGTTACAAGCACTTTGCACAGAGACATGGCTGTACGTCTCTTTGAGGGTGAAGATCATGCAGCTGCTTACCTGCAGTACAGAGTGGCACCCCTGGAATTGATAAGCAGGATTATGGGCTACATGGAGAAAAAGGTAAGTCTTAATGCATCTTCTTTAGCACTAACTACACCCTATAAATGCTTGTGTAAAGAACACACTTGTGGCATTGCATGAAATAGCTCTTTTGGAGGCTTACACAATGTTAAACCTGAGAATACTTGAGATAAATGTTATCATGATAGAAGTGTTGCCAAACCATTATTTAGCATTGTAGTTATGTTTGTAATCTACTGTCAAAAAAGCAGTCAAACAAGTTTATAATCTTAAGGTTTAACCTTTCAGACAACAAACCAGTTCAACCTTGCAGTGGATGTGGGCTGCGGTTCGGGCCAAGGGACAGTCCTACTGGCTCCATACTTCACCAACGTTGTTGGAACAGATATCAGCCCCGCTCAGCTGAAGATGGCTAAGGCCCAGAGCAACCCTCCAAATGTATCATACAGGTATGATAGAGGCATGGTAAGGACTTTGGTTAAAacgttttctttttgtttaagtCCAAGGGTGGTGCCAAATATCCTCCAAGGTGTATTGATGACTTTTGATTGATGACCCCAGGGAGTGTCCAGCAGAGGAGTTATCATTTGCTTCGTGTGAGGTCGATCTTCTGTCGGCCATGACGGCTGCTCACTGGTTCAACCACCAGAAGTTTCTCCTGGAAGCTGACAGGGTGCTGAGGCCTGGAGGATGCCTGGCTCTCCTGAGCTACACTATGGACTTTGAGCT
This region includes:
- the LOC126401815 gene encoding putative methyltransferase DDB_G0268948 → MAVRLFEGEDHAAAYLQYRVAPLELISRIMGYMEKKTTNQFNLAVDVGCGSGQGTVLLAPYFTNVVGTDISPAQLKMAKAQSNPPNVSYRECPAEELSFASCEVDLLSAMTAAHWFNHQKFLLEADRVLRPGGCLALLSYTMDFELEYGDISNKLNDICKEFYAALLPLRDPHIGTNSMKIYSDMFESCSYPDKEWVECLRVKRTMPLNRYIGMVETFSTYQKLLQKDPTEAKRLSNDIRNKLLSAMKTSSDPEVTVVVKYCYWLARKP